Within Oscillospiraceae bacterium, the genomic segment CGGCGTTGTCCAGCCAATGGGCGGCATCTCCGAGAATATTTTCGATGACGGGGATGTCTTTTTCGGAAGCGGTGATGATTTTAATCATTTGATAACCATCCTGTAATTTAGAAAACGGAATAAACGGCTCGGGCTTTTCGGGATGTTCACCGAGCATCTTCTCCATCCAGATCAAATCATACCATCTGCCGAATTTATAACCGCATTTTGTGAAATGAGCAACTTGTTTGTAACCCATGGATTTATGGAAGAAAACACTCGTATGATCGAGATGTTCATCCTCGGCTTCGATATACCCGATACCGGCATTCAGGTTGATCACATGCTGGCGCTTTAGGGTGTCTTCCAATGCTTTGTAGAGCATTTTCCCGATTCCTTTGCCGCGGCAATCCTGTTTAATATAAATTGAAGTTTCAACCGACCGGCTGTAAGCCGCCCGCGCTTTAAATAATGACGCATACGCATATCCCACAATCCTACCTGATTCAACAGCGACCAGGAAGGGATATGCTTTCAGCGTGTTTTGAATCCGCTTGGTGAATTCCTCAAGCGAGGGAACTTCATATTCAAACGTAATTGCGGTGTTTTGCACATAAGGCGCGTAAATTTGCAAGAGTTCTTTTGCGTCTGCAGGAGTTGCTAATTTGATAGTGATTTCGTAATTCATTTTATTAATCGGCTTTCATAGAATTTGTTCGTATTAAGATTAGTTTTATACTGCGTCAAAAACCACCATGACATGACCATCAAGGCAGTCGACGGTCACCTCGGCTCGTCCGTCCTTATATTCAAAAGGGATTTCTTTTCCGGACGGCGCAAGGATTGCATGAGCGGGTGATTTCGATAACCGGACCGACAATCGTAGATTCACGAGCGGGAAAGGGTTATCGATGATATCCATGGTCTCGGTTTTACGCAAGGGGTAATAGCTGATCAAGTGCACCACCGTTTTACCGTCTTTCTCCACCACAGTCGTCTCAAGATGGGTCGGACCGTTATCTCTGACAAGCGGTTCGGGCATGATCCGATTGATACAGTTTTTCAAGATCAGGCGGTGGGGGAAACTCGCATTCTTGCCATAATCCGTGAAAATCGGAAACGCGAATGTGACGATTTGCCCTTTTTGAACAACCGCTGAATATCCTGACGGTTTATCGTAAGGCGTCTGGCCATGAGAGCAGAAATGCTCGTAGGTCCGCTCGAAATAGGGGTCAATCGCCTCGTATAAAGTTTGTGCGTCGTCTGAGGCTTTCATTCTGAAAGCGCGCTCATAGACCACATGAACCATATCCGGCAAGGTCTTTGCCATTGTCTCATCGGGTTTCAAATAGGAGACGGAGTAGGGCGAATCCCCGTGGGCGGAGATGCCGAGTTCCTGCATTACGGGCTGTCCTTTTTCACAGAGCGCTGCGCTTCCCGAAAATAACAACGCGCCGCCATTTTTAGCAAATTCGCGAAGTTTATCTCTGAGGAAAGCGTCTGCTTTGACCATTTCGGAGACGATCACAAGCCGGTAGTTTTGGAAATCCGCTTCGGGCGGCAAGAGATCGTATTGGCAGCGCAGTTCCTGCATCAGACGCGTAATACCGATTCCGGCGGGTCCGGGGCTGTCGCCGAGTTCGGGGTCGATCAGCACCGCAACTTCGCTCTTGAGTTTCCCGCCGCGATACCAAGGCTCACAGTCCTTCACATACCCGTAGATCTTGCCAAGCATTTCGTATACCGGTTTGTCCAATGTGCCGCGCGGGTGCAGCTGATCGCCCATTCCCAAACCGATGCCCTGGCTCATCATCAGGCAGCACTCATATCTCATAGCGGCGTCCGGTTTCAGTCCGCCGAAGTCCCCCCAGGCCTTATTGAAGCGAGAGGAGTGGCTGATGGTCGGCAGACCGAACGGACGGACATAACGGACGACATACGGAAACATCGAATAACCCGCGCCGCCTGTCGGGAGGCACTCGATTAAGATATGATTGATATATTTTTTCTCGATGTTCAAGTTCATCTTGGGGCGGCTGTTGAACCAGACCATCGGTTCAGGATGTCCCCGGTGGGCATCGTCGACCATCTTCCGGTAACGCTCCATATAGCCGCACGCGACTTCGCGGGCATATTTATTTCGGTCATTCTCATTCTGCGGATCGTAACCGCGCTTTTTCATCCCGTCGCAGGCGTATTTGGAGATGCTGGGTTGATCCCAGCACATGTCAAAGATGATTCCGTCCGCCGGGGCAAATTTCTTTAAAACTTCATCCAGCTGATCGGCAAGGTAATCCTGATAGGGGCTTGACATGTCCATGATCCGCCAGCCCGCTTCGAACGGCGCGGCCCACTTCACTTGTTTGTCGTCCGAGTCGACGGCAACCCAATCGGGATGATTTTCGGCTGCATATTCGTCGCACTGGACACTAAGATAAATGGGTGCCAAAATTCTTTGTTTATGCAGCGCTTCAACCTGTTCCGAAAGCAAATCCAATCCCGCAGGCAGTCCCGGATGGCGCTCGGGGCGTATTGTATTATAATAGAGCATGCCGTGGTGGCATTTAGCGAAGACACAAACACTGTCGGCGTTTGCCTTTGCAAAAATGGCCGCGAATTCGTCGGCTTTAAAATCGCACGCCACGTCGCGAATATGCGGGCTTGTGTGAAAATCTATATGTACGGTGCGTACAGGGAAACGCGATTCACTCTCAGTCATCATAACTCCCCTTATCTTCTGCTCAGTTCCTCATAAACTTCGTTATAATAAAGCGCGTTTTCGACCGGAGTGTTGGCGGGGATGTGGTTGCCCACAGCCATAAAGAAGCCCGGGCATTTTTTACCGATGTCCATGCAGCGCTTGACCTCGGCCCGAATCTCCTCTTTGGTGCCGAGCAATAAAATGCGGGTATCTGCGTTGCCGATAAAAACATGGGTCTTGCCGTATTTTTCGGCAATGTACTTCATATCTGTGGTCGGCTCCATTACAAACCCGTGGACACCGCAGCCCGCGATGTCGTCGATGAATTCGGTGTAACTACCATCGGAGGTATACATGATCTTTTTGCCGCTCTCAATCAAAGGCGCGAACATCTTTTTATAATTCGGAAACAGGAATTTCCGATACCAGTCGGGGTGTAAAAACGCGCCCTCGGTCCAGACAATGTCGTCGTGAATCATCACAACCGGTGCATCGGACTCGGCCAGGGCATCGAAGAATTGTTTGATCCATATGCAATAACGGTTCGCGAATTCGCCGAATTTTTTTGGATCAATGCCCGCCGCTGACAGAAGGGTATCCCAGCCGAGCATCGCAATCAGTCCGGACATGCAGGTGACATAGATACCGGTCATATTGACCAGATCGGTAAATTCGCCGTTCATTTTAGCGTATTGCTTATTGAATTTCCCAATCCACTCGCGCTTGTCGATCTCGCCGTAGAACTCCATCGGGTCAAAATCAAACACATCCTCGGGGTCGGAGAACAGGGAAATGAGCTTATTGTCATAATCGACCCCGCCTGCTGCATAGACGGCATGCCCCATCCGGGTTCGCCTGTCCCCGAAAATATCTTCTCCGATTAAAATATTCCAGAAAAAATCATAATTCCACGCCTTTATAAATGTTTGACTGGCTCGGTTTTTCACCTCGTCGGGGCTGTTCGGGCTGACTTCGATACCGGTCACGGCTTTGATCAGATCCCAGTGGCCGTGCGCAGAATATTCGGTACGCGGCACTCTGGCCGGCATCTCCAGATTGATTGCGGACATCCCATCGGCATATGACATATGTGTTACATCCTTTCAGAAGTTAAATTTTGTAGTCAATATAATATAAAAAATCGGAGAAGAGAACAACTTAATTTGAAAAGCTTTTGCATTCCCGGCACATCGCAAGCACATTTTCAACGGGCGCATCACGCGGGATATCATCGCCTGTGCCGAAAATATAACCGGTTTGATTGCGGAACAGTTCCAGACACCAGCGGGTTTCATTGCATACTTGCTCGACTGTGCCGTTCAAAAGCGTAAGCGTGTTAATGCCGCCTTTGAGGCAGACGCGGCCTCCGAGTCGCGCTTTTGCGTCTTCCAGTTTAACTCCGCCGAGCGGGTCGAGCGGTTCAATCGCGTCGACACCGGTTGCTGCCATCAGATCGAAAAGCGGTGCGGAATTGCCGCAGATATGTAAGTAGACCTTCATGCCGAGCGCGTGAAAAGCATCGGTCGCCTGCCGGTAGCGGGGCAGGCAAAACTCTTCGAAAAGCTGCGGGGAGATGACCGAGGCGCTGGCCCAGGCATCTCCCATATAGATGCCCTGAAATCCGATGCGGGCGAATGCCTTGCCCACCTCAATGCTCTGAAGCGTAAAGTGCTTCATGGCCTCATGCACCAACTCAGGTGAATCGAGCAGATCAAAAATCGCAGTTTCGGAACCGCGCAGCGCGACCAGCGGATTCATCGTCTGTCCCGCTGCATGTCCGGCTAAAAAAGCCCGTCTGTTAATCCGTTTTGCCAAATCTCGCGCGCCGTCCATATATCCTTTTTCAAGCAGTTCGTCGGCAGTCAAGTATTTGAGCGAGGGAATCTGTTCCAGCGGCACACGGGTCGGATTTATCCAAAGGTCTTGATCGTCTTCGTCAGGGAAGCGGCTGACAGGTTCTCCGGTATCTTTTTTGACAAGATGCAGCATCCCGTCGATGTACTTTCCGGTAAGTTGCTCATAAAAGACCGGGAATTCATTATAAGCGGCAACCTCAAAACCGTCAAATCCGTATAGTTCCCATGCGGCGTATAACGTATCATAATTCAACGGGGGATTGAGGATGACCTGAGACACCTTGTGCCCGCTTACACGAGAGGCGTGCATAAACGTGATGACCGGAAAGACAGGCGGCCTGTCAACGGGTTTGCATTCCATTGCAGCGGTGACGCGCTCGACGGCGTTCATTTCCTGCATCTTTTTCTCTTTCTGCCGAAACGGCAAATAAAATACGAATAAAGGCGTTAAGGATATTATAGCGAAAAGCAATTCGGAATAC encodes:
- a CDS encoding alpha-L-fucosidase produces the protein MMTESESRFPVRTVHIDFHTSPHIRDVACDFKADEFAAIFAKANADSVCVFAKCHHGMLYYNTIRPERHPGLPAGLDLLSEQVEALHKQRILAPIYLSVQCDEYAAENHPDWVAVDSDDKQVKWAAPFEAGWRIMDMSSPYQDYLADQLDEVLKKFAPADGIIFDMCWDQPSISKYACDGMKKRGYDPQNENDRNKYAREVACGYMERYRKMVDDAHRGHPEPMVWFNSRPKMNLNIEKKYINHILIECLPTGGAGYSMFPYVVRYVRPFGLPTISHSSRFNKAWGDFGGLKPDAAMRYECCLMMSQGIGLGMGDQLHPRGTLDKPVYEMLGKIYGYVKDCEPWYRGGKLKSEVAVLIDPELGDSPGPAGIGITRLMQELRCQYDLLPPEADFQNYRLVIVSEMVKADAFLRDKLREFAKNGGALLFSGSAALCEKGQPVMQELGISAHGDSPYSVSYLKPDETMAKTLPDMVHVVYERAFRMKASDDAQTLYEAIDPYFERTYEHFCSHGQTPYDKPSGYSAVVQKGQIVTFAFPIFTDYGKNASFPHRLILKNCINRIMPEPLVRDNGPTHLETTVVEKDGKTVVHLISYYPLRKTETMDIIDNPFPLVNLRLSVRLSKSPAHAILAPSGKEIPFEYKDGRAEVTVDCLDGHVMVVFDAV
- a CDS encoding uroporphyrinogen decarboxylase family protein, with protein sequence MSYADGMSAINLEMPARVPRTEYSAHGHWDLIKAVTGIEVSPNSPDEVKNRASQTFIKAWNYDFFWNILIGEDIFGDRRTRMGHAVYAAGGVDYDNKLISLFSDPEDVFDFDPMEFYGEIDKREWIGKFNKQYAKMNGEFTDLVNMTGIYVTCMSGLIAMLGWDTLLSAAGIDPKKFGEFANRYCIWIKQFFDALAESDAPVVMIHDDIVWTEGAFLHPDWYRKFLFPNYKKMFAPLIESGKKIMYTSDGSYTEFIDDIAGCGVHGFVMEPTTDMKYIAEKYGKTHVFIGNADTRILLLGTKEEIRAEVKRCMDIGKKCPGFFMAVGNHIPANTPVENALYYNEVYEELSRR
- a CDS encoding uroporphyrinogen decarboxylase family protein, giving the protein MQEMNAVERVTAAMECKPVDRPPVFPVITFMHASRVSGHKVSQVILNPPLNYDTLYAAWELYGFDGFEVAAYNEFPVFYEQLTGKYIDGMLHLVKKDTGEPVSRFPDEDDQDLWINPTRVPLEQIPSLKYLTADELLEKGYMDGARDLAKRINRRAFLAGHAAGQTMNPLVALRGSETAIFDLLDSPELVHEAMKHFTLQSIEVGKAFARIGFQGIYMGDAWASASVISPQLFEEFCLPRYRQATDAFHALGMKVYLHICGNSAPLFDLMAATGVDAIEPLDPLGGVKLEDAKARLGGRVCLKGGINTLTLLNGTVEQVCNETRWCLELFRNQTGYIFGTGDDIPRDAPVENVLAMCRECKSFSN